GGTCGGCATTGCTAAACGATCTCAGTCCAGATGATTTCTAAAATGCAAAGAACAGGCAGTTACCAATGGTGGAACCAAAATATTGGGTCGAAAGCGGCGACAGAAGTATCACCCATGTGCCCGATCATTCCTGGGTCTCTACCGCCAGTGTACCCCTACTGTGCGTCAGCCAGGATAGTAATAGTTTTGGGCGGTGGCACTGACATGGATATTATTGTGAATACCCTCCAGGGACAGAAAGTCAATCGGCTGGGACTTGGTGGACGAAAAGGATTCCCAAGAACTGAAATCGGTCGCAAACAATCTGTAGATCTGGTCTGGGATTGAGGTTACTCCATTACCTCCTTGTATATCCTCGTTGGACTTGGTCCAATTGTTGACCCCGCCGACCCACGAAGCCGTGACATCTGCGCGGTCAATGCCGTGCCTGCTGGTTGCAATAGCATTGCTCCACTACCGCTCATCAGCCATGTATGTACTCCTCAGGTTGAGTTCATGTCAGAGGTGCTACGAACCGGCTCCCCCGTAAGCGCGAAATCGCCCATTGACTGATCGCCCATCGCAGTTCCAGTAGGATTGGAGAATTTTGCGAGTGGATTGGCGATATTCTCCATTGTGGGAGGGGTATTGTCGGCAAAGTCCACGATATCAATTCGGTCCTTCGTAAACACTTCTGGAACCCCGAGGGCATTGATGTATGGCTGGGTTAAAGCCCAGTCCCAGTAGGGCAGACGCCATTCCCGAGCAGCATCTTCCCAGGGTTTCTGACTATCGTTGGGGACGTTCTTTGCAATAGTCGCTACCATTAAAGCGTATATCCGTTGCTGTGGATACAATTCAGTCATTATTTGTTAATTATCAAGGCCCTGAGCCTGTTACAAACCTCGAACAGCACGAGATACGGGCGATGCCAGCTGGCAAAAGTCTCCTTGTTATGTGCACACCACCAAGAGGAAAGGCCAGTCGTTCCTGGAGGGTTAGCAACCCCGTCCCAGCTCACGTCTGGGTTGCCGTGAATGCCTGCGCAACAGAATGGTGAGAAAGTTTGGGGCAGGGCCAAGAGAACATGGGACGAACCTGCAACTCGATAATAGGAAAGCGGGTCTTCGGTTGGAGATAGATGCTGAAACTCGGTAAGAGCTCTCATGAACAGGGAGACCTGGCGCGAATTGTCCGGGTTGTTGATCCAGGACGTGACCTCCTGTCGAGCTGGCggatctcctcgtccttctggCAGCTGAGTACCTTCGATGGCGTAGGTTGGTTGAGACATTGCACACTGCTCGGTGAACTTTACTAGAGGGAGGATACTACGAACTACTAAGAGAAAGAACAAGGCTCTGGTAGGGCACCGGCCAATTCATTTATAGTCTAGATCCTAGACAGAATGTAAAGTTTAACAGCAATGGTATAAGCAGTTCCAGGGAAATAACTGGCTAGATCCTAGGAGACCCAGCAATACCAGCGTCATTCGTTTTGAACAAACACTCAAAGGCTAATAATTGCGATGCCAGCCCATATGGTAAGAACCAGAATTAAATCGTCTGTCAGCTGCGCGCTTGGCAGGACCGTGGCAGACGACGGAAGCGGAAGCGATGATGGGACCACCGATCACTCCACCGATCTCTTCACCATGTGGCCAACCGGAATGGACTGGAAAGCGACGACTTGCGGCCATGGCAATAACCCAGCGCCGCTGACATACCCGAATTAATTTGAGGCAACGGAAGGGAATGAGATGAGCCCGTGGGTTGTGTATATGGTGCGCGTCGAAACATCTGGGATTGCGGGAGATCTGGGATTCGGTTCAAGACCTTTGATGTGAGGCACAATATATAATGCCGCGTTAAGGTCTAGGGAGCGTGAAATACTGCCATGGGAAGGTGTATTGTATTGGTAGTCGTAACCAGGGCGAATACAGCATCAGCCCGCTGCCCTTATCCAGACGATATCTCTGGTGTGAGCCCAATAAGTACCAAAGACTTCGCTGAGACCAATTCCGGGCTAACCTTTGTGTGCGGAGGCTGGGACCCAACATCGATCCGACATTCACTCCCAGGTCAAATGTGTTGGTGTGGAATGTTGGGCTGCGGCCTTTGTTGCCCTCCATGCTGCCCGTACGCGAGCCCATCCCGGTTTCCAGCATCGTCTCCCAGTCCGAGATGAAATTTCTGGCCGCCGTCTATTTCGAGAAGGCGGATCCATATTACCCTTTCCTCGACCAAAATAAAGTATCCGATTAGATAAATCAAAGATGGCTTTAGTCATCACTAGGGCTTCCTCCGTCGGCCGAGTCCTGCGAAGCCCTGCTGTATGGTGCCGCCGCGCTGGGCTCCCTGTTCTCCCATAAATCCCAGACCACCAAAGGGCACCAACTCTCCGAGTCGGCTCGCCTTATCCTCGAACACTGCATGCGCTATTATACCCCCACTGAGGATCTGATTGCCGCTTGGGCGTTGCGGGTATCCTACTTGCGCCTTGCTGGCACTCCACACATGGCCTGGATCGCCAGTTGCACGCTCATGCATTTGACCGAGGCCGCCGGGTTCAATGCTGAACCACCGCACGGCATTATATCTGGAGACACACGTGGGTCGTTGGCTCTTGAAGCCCAACGCAGGCTATTCGGCATCGCCCGTCATTTCAATGTGTGGGTTTCCTTCGAGCTTGGTCGCTCGCGGGTGACTCTTCACACTGCAGCAACCCAGCTCCCGAGCCCAAGAGCGAACGGAGTGAGGGACGTTTTCAGCTTTCTGGCACTATCAGAGAACCTGGGCCCCGAGAAGGCGCAAGATGCAATCTCCTTACGGCAAGCGCTGGATGACATTTTGAAAATTGACAACCTGCGGCCGCCCATGATACTGACGCAATGCAACTTGATGCTCTGCATCAACCGACGTCTTCGTgccctcaacttcatcatctccgATGTCTAATTTGACCGCTTCCTGGAAGTGGCCCAACAGGGCCTGCGTGCAGCACGAGAGATGGCAGTGTCCCATTGTCCGCCAACGTGCCGTTCCAGATATTTTGCACCCTGCTGGCGATCGACAACCAGGCGTCGATTGATATGCTGCCCGAAGCTATGAACACACTACGCGAGATCACAACAATATATGACATTGATGTGATGCGGGAGGCACGTCATGTCGCAAGTGTGTTTATTCGGCTCTATCAGCAACGACAAGAGCGAAATGCACAAGCTCTCCACAGCATTATAGCAATGGATACCCAGACCTATACTTACCATGAATCATCAATGCCTTCTCCCCAGCCAGATGCTCAAGCTTATGACGattttatacttaatataccAAGCTTGCAGAACTTTAATCCTGATACTCTGTTAATGATGGATGACCCAGGACTAATTTTTGGCCCTTAGTTTTAAATCCCTTCTTGCCTCTGTTTTCAGCTCATGTATTATACGTTCCACTACCGCGCAAGTGGTGCCATAAGGATAATGAAAAGCCTGATAACTGTAACAACTCAGGACCAGTAGAAACAGTATCTTTCCTGAAAACCATCGTGGCTTAgcctcttctccctcgcaaTTTTTCCTCCATCTACTGAGAACCATTACTATCCCTTACTACCGAAGGAGTTGTCTGCATATCTGAAATGACGAACCAAGAAGGCGACAATGGTCTTAAGCCCGCGACATCCAGCGGCGTATCCAACCCCTCAGCCAAGATGGTCCCTGAGACAGGAGAGGTTCTCCTTGCCGTTCACTGCAACTTGTGGTCAGCACTTGGAATCCAATATTCCCTGACGGCTGCTCCATTCGCTCTCGGGCTTTATCTCTCGCCTGTggttttataatattagagatattaattagaaaagcagaataaatatatagtactacCTAGAAGGAGCTAGAGTATAGGGATTAGAATAGTAGGACAGGTATATAGCCCTAGCTAGATCCTGATTATATAGACACACGGGCAAAAAGCGTGGAATAGGAGCGAGACTGACAGAGACTAGATCATTTGGAGGGGACAGGAGGGTGCAAACCATCGCGAGACCAATTTAAATCCAACGATTATAGAAGCAGTACGTCAAAGAGGTTGCCTGTGATCCCCATGGGgatccagccagccagcacGCGGGAAGCGCAACAGTGGACGAGAGCAGATGTACTGGGAAGTAACAACATCCTCCACAGACTATCGCATTAATCACCCTATACTTGCTACCTACTCTAGATACACCCCAGCCCATACAGACTTGGAATCCCCATTATCTAGGCCCACAATCCCCCGTTACCAGGGCCTGAGTCGTCGCCACCTGGCCTGCTTAGTATACTGCGCCCGTCGTCAACAGGCAATAGTCCCATAACTGTCCTTCGTAGCCCGGAACCAAGCAGACTCAACGTCACCGGCATTGCAGCCAATACCAGTAGTGAATTTCCACACCAAAGTACCGCTGTCGTCCCTGTAGCTAGTGCGGCTCGGCGCCGGACACCGCAGCTCATCCCAAAGCCTCCCGCACACTGCGGGGATTTCGGGGACGTCGGGGGCCGTGATCTTCCAGTCGTAGTAGAGGTTAGGGGATGTCCACGTGTTTTCGCAGGTGGCCGCCGAGGACCGAGTAGCTAGTGCGGCTAGTGCTAGCAGAGTGGTCGATTTGATAAGATGCATTATTGCGTTGGATTGGTGTTCAGCGTGGAAGTGAACTGTTTGAGGTGGTCAAGGAGGTACTAAGATGATGGGCTTAGGTTGGATGCACAGTATACTGAGAAATATTTGTACAGAACTAACCACAGTTCACTCGGACTTTGCtgtactatatatacatttGCCTCTAGACTGTCAGGCCCCCCGCCATGCCTCCGAGGGTGCAGCCCCGGGGCCTTGGGCCCTGCCAAGTTTAGGCGTACAGTGGAGGCGCGGAGTATCATTCAATATAAAGTAACTATCTGCAAGTATCTTTTGCAAAACTTGACCTTGCGAGACTTGGCCCCAGGATCAGTCTTTACCTGGCAACTGTAAGCAATGATGGATATTGTTGGTTGATCAACGCGGTGGTTACCCGGCCAAACCTGGAGGCTGACGACCAATTCGACATTCCTCTATTCTTCACCTCCTCTGACTCAGACATCCTCACGATAGAACCAGTGAGCGCCAACGGCCCCTGAAGATCGTCGTCTGCCAGATCAACCAGTTCCTCGCCTGTCTGGGCGTCTGCTTGAAGCGAGCCAGAACCAAGGTTTTTACTAAGAGGGTGGTTCACAATCCGGACACTCATTGTCAGAGTTGGATGGCGGAGGAATCATATAGGAAGAGGTCAAAATCAACAGTCGTGTTAAGGTCTGATGTATTTGATACCAGGAGACTTCATCCGCCATCTCgtagtcgtcgtcgtcccAGCCATGCTTCTCCCCGCTTAATTTTGTTTAGAGCTCATTTCGCTTAACTGTCTTTATTTTCCCTTGAATCTCTCTTGCATGGCGCCCAGGAATAAGTATTAGCTACGAATGGCCGGCAGTGCGCAGAAGCATGCAAGCACCTGCCAATAGCTATTAGAACCTCCGCCATACAAGGCCTCGGTAGGACTTCTGTGACATTTTCCATGGATACTTTAGATGAATACGAGGAACAGGAGGTTCCCGAGATGCTTTATCTATTTGGGGATATAACCATCGGCGATCTCCAAGCCTCCAATATAACAGCTGGGCTTACTCCTTGAACAATGATATAGCCTGGCTTGCTTGAACATGAAACTTCAAATAAACCAATACAAAATACCACACACATATACTTCGGGGCACAACACAGGAGGATCCGTACTGTCCGGCTGAACACACAATAAATCAAGCATCAAAGTAACAGACAGCTGTTTTGTCGCTTGCGAAAGGCTCAAACCCTCCATTTTCATGGCCACACTTGTCCGATTTCGCGGTAAAGCTCTCCCCCTTATACCCGAAATCCAGGTGGCAATTACCTGGGTTCGAGTAGACATGGACAGTCAGGGATCCTGCGTCGAGTGCATCATCCTTGAAGATACATTCGCTGATTGCCGGTGTGCCGTCTGGTGCGTGGCATTCCTCTGCCAGGCGTGACGATCCATCGGGAACCAGCAGCTCAAGACTGCTGCTGTGCGAATAATTGTTCGGCTCTCCATGGGCTTCCGGTTTGGATTCAAGATTAGCCACCAATACATAGAGATAGAGGGTGGGGAAGCGTCGTACGTCCGCCAGGATATATCGTGTGGCTGCAATGAAAGCTGACTTTATAGGCCCCAGCATCATTCTCAGGTGGTGCGTCTCGCTTCAGGGTACGCCCAAGGGCAGGCGCAGCACCCAAGGCAATAAGCGGCAGGCAATGTTTGAGCAACATAGTGGTTCTTAATCAAAAGTGAAAATTAAACAAGCTTTCAAGGTTTGGAGAGTGTTGGATACAAAACTATACACGGGAGCAACGCAGCTTTATATAGCTGACCTGGCCTTCTGGACTAACCCGCACGCAGTGTTTATGCTTCTTCAACCGATCGGCCGTTCTCCGAAGGTACAGGCTTGGGGATTATACGAGCGTATCCCAAGGGGTGGTCTCCACCTGTAAACGTGGGTTCAAGCATCATAAGGCATTGATTGTTGATGATACCCTTCCCGAAATGGAATTTGGTCTTCACACTGGAAAGATGACCTAATAGCCACCTTCCTAAAAGGGAATCTGGTCCCCAAGCTGATTGAGCTGACTTGATAATCACCTTCCCCAAAGGGAATTTGGTCGCAGCTTGAGCTGAGTTGGCAATGACGCAGGGGATCAAAAGCATCTGCATACCGCATGATTTTGGGAGACTGTCTCGGTCTTCTATCCAGATATACCTTCCAAGGCTTGAAAAGGTCTGCCCTGAATACCAATAACTGGATATTCAACTCTAATCCGGGTGCTGATGGCATCAGTCGGATTAGGCCTTTTAGAACGCGCAATTGCATCTCCATGAGGCCTTCCAAGATGCCGATTGGAATGCAACGCCTTGGTGTCTTAATTAACCGGTGGGTAAGCAGATTCCACCGAACATTGATGAACGAGTTAGATAGCAGGAGAATCCATCAGTATGCATAATAATTCCTTCGGTTATATAATGGATACATCATTGCTCCATAAGTGCCTTGGCAGACATCATATAGGGCCTGCCTTGCGTTGGGTATTGACAGGTAATTTCCTTCCTCTCGAACCTCAAGCCTTGTTTCCATGAGATCACATCTTACGCTATAGGTGAACCATACATAGTGAGTGCTTTCCGGGGCTCTTCTTGTCAATTACTTTAGCTAATTGGCGGGTTATAGAGTTCGAAAGATTATTATAACCCCTACCTTGACTGACGACCTGGACCATATGGTGGGGATACCACATCCTATATCCTATTCGACACTAGGCGTTATAAGCTTCCGGTGTTTTAACCCGAGATGCAGAAGAAATGACTTACAATGCCCTTTGATCTACGAAGCCATAATATTGCTAATCCGAAGACGCGTTGGGGATCCTAAAGATATTGAGACGGTAGCTGCCAATTCCCCAGGCCCGGGTAAGTTGTCACTCATAACACCAGCAGCATAGCAGAGGTGCGGCGTTGTGGGTTTCGTCAGGCTTACTTGGTGCTGATAACATCATGGGGCCTTGACCTCAATAGCCTTGGGCGACCGCCATCGCATATTGCCTGCAGGAGGCTGGGTTAAGGGCACACGCAGGGGCTGGCGAACGTCTGCGTACCTATCGTCCACAAATCCGTGGATGTTTCCCGCTGTGGCGTTACCGACAACCTTATCCGTCTCCTGGGAATGATTCCCAACAACGAGAGCGGTTGACGGCCTGCTGTCAGCAAGGCCAAGGAGTGTGCCAGTGAACGGGTGCATAATGGCAGTAAAGTATCAGAGTGCGGATGTTGATACAAGGTACGGGAAATGTTATGGCTCAAAGTCCTGCGAACAGTTCTACCAGGAAGTCCATATACATTAGTATGTATAGATATTTCCCGTAGCTCCGAGTGTCGAACCCTTTTGAAATACGAGGGTTGGAATGAGGCCCAAGGTCGTGGGTATGTAGCAGATTGTCTCcagcaagaaggaagaaagcgTCTGATTCAAGTTTAGCGCAGGTAATCGAATTTTAGTGCCTCGGGTGTATGGAGAGAATTAAACCAGACTTTACCTACAGGCGATAGACTTGACTTGTTCATGGACGCCGACAAGGATACTGACATTTCCCCCAACTTTCTCCAACTCTTCCCCACAACGCATTCCTACGATCTATTGGGCCTGTCAGAATGGACCAACGTATGGAGTAGTGGGGAATACCTCATTATTCGGGGCAGAATTTCCAAGAACAGTATGGCGACGTCCAGGTTGCATGTGGTTGTTCCGGTCAGCCGCAGGATATATCAGCGTCCGTCCTTTGGAGATGAATCGTATGTTTGAGTCTTTGTCTTCCCTCTCCAGCCTGTTGTATTCTGCATCGTATCTTTGTTCTTCCATATTATGCAAAGTGCCCGTCTGGCCGATATGACGGACTACCAGCCCAACAAGGCCGCCAGGGACCTGGATCAAGACGAGGCCCGGCTGGCGGCCCTGGGCCATCAGCAAGAGCTCGAAAGAAACTTCTCATTCTTTTCGATGCTCGGGCTagccttctccatcctcaattCATGGACCGCCCTCGCTTCCAGCTTGTCCGTCGGTCTCCCAAGCGGCGGCCCTGTGGCTGTCATATGGGGACTTGTCACAGCCGGCGTTGGGAGCCTATCACTCGCAGCCTCCAACGCCGAGTTTCTATCCGCATACCCTACCAGTGCTGGTCAATACCACTGGGCAGCCATAATCTCTCCGCCTGAATGGGTAGCCAATGTCTCCTGGGTCACTGGATGGATCAACGTTGGCGGTTGGGTCGCTCTCTCAGCGTCCGGGGGCACACTGGGAGGCTCGCTTTTCCTGGGCATTATCACCATGTATAATCCCGACTTCAGGCCGGAGCAATGGCACCTCTTCCTACTTTTCCTCCTATATACTGTTGTAGGCTTCTTTCTCAACCTATTTCTAGGTTCAGGCCTGCCCTTCATGACCAAGATTGCTTTGGTTTGGTCTGTTTGTGGTTTCCTTGCCACCGCTATCACCGTCTTAGCTACTGGTGCTCCGGACTTCCAGCCGGCCAGTTTCGTTTTTGGGGAGTTCATTAATTCGACGGGCTGGCCAGGCGGCATTGCCTTCCTTCTAGGGCTTCTTCAAGGTGGTCTGTCCCTGACAGGATTTGACGCCGTTGCCCATATGATTGAGGAGATTCCCCAGCCCTGCATTCGCGGCCCCCGTATCATGATTGCTTGTGTTGCAATGGGTCTCGGCACTggctttctcttccttgTATGCCTTTTATTCATAATCAAGGATGTTGATGCAGTTGTGTCCTCTCCCACGGGGCCCCTGGCCGAGAT
This genomic interval from Aspergillus puulaauensis MK2 DNA, chromosome 7, nearly complete sequence contains the following:
- a CDS encoding uncharacterized protein (COG:S;~EggNog:ENOG410PNHK;~InterPro:IPR041640,IPR002227,IPR008922;~PFAM:PF00264,PF18132;~go_function: GO:0016491 - oxidoreductase activity [Evidence IEA]); the encoded protein is MSQPTYAIEGTQLPEGRGDPPARQEVTSWINNPDNSRQVSLFMRALTEFQHLSPTEDPLSYYRVAGIHGNPDVSWDGVANPPGTTGLSSWWCAHNKETFASWHRPYLVLFEQRIYALMVATIAKNVPNDSQKPWEDAAREWRLPYWDWALTQPYINALGVPEVFTKDRIDIVDFADNTPPTMENIANPLAKFSNPTGTAMGDQSMGDFALTGEPWSNAIATSRHGIDRADVTASWVGGVNNWTKSNEDIQGGNGVTSIPDQIYRLFATDFSSWESFSSTKSQPIDFLSLEGIHNNIHGYTGGRDPGMIGHMGDTSVAAFDPIFWFHHCNADHLAATFQTLHPDMWYDPTTDLASTKLEPFHRDTTGTSWTADATRDWKANLRYTYDDLEAPHPPRAFAAFHSLAARTIGRPRTGADNQPDLSLIRRRINEKYGTVQRQIMNSPDIIGKENDYVINIIYDRYALDGAPYYIHFFLGDPPPDRDSFTHTDSYVGSMYTFSSKLEDSTNATRCGNCLDQRSEGILSTSQVPLTEAILRSVKYPGIADLHTMEPDEVETYLETHLVWRANIAIQEPGGATQSTMIDMSRLPKTKIFAMRGRVHYPENDSELSTYSNYTIMWRATSDKPGGAVESDAQPVS
- a CDS encoding uncharacterized protein (COG:K;~EggNog:ENOG410PVFB), producing MHLTEAAGFNAEPPHGIISGDTRGSLALEAQRRLFGIARHFNVWVSFELGRSRVTLHTAATQLPSPRANGVRDVFSFLALSENLGPEKAQDAISLRQALDDILKIDNLRPPMILTQCNLMLCINRRLRALNFIISDV
- a CDS encoding uncharacterized protein (COG:S;~EggNog:ENOG410PZ7N;~SECRETED:SignalP(1-21)), yielding MHLIKSTTLLALAALATRSSAATCENTWTSPNLYYDWKITAPDVPEIPAVCGRLWDELRCPAPSRTSYRDDSGTLVWKFTTGIGCNAGDVESAWFRATKDSYGTIAC
- a CDS encoding uncharacterized protein (SECRETED:SignalP(1-19)) codes for the protein MLLKHCLPLIALGAAPALGRTLKRDAPPENDAGAYKVSFHCSHTIYPGGPHGEPNNYSHSSSLELLVPDGSSRLAEECHAPDGTPAISECIFKDDALDAGSLTVHVYSNPGNCHLDFGYKGESFTAKSDKCGHENGGFEPFASDKTAVCYFDA
- a CDS encoding uncharacterized protein (COG:E;~EggNog:ENOG410Q9SQ;~InterPro:IPR002293;~PFAM:PF00324,PF13520;~TransMembrane:12 (i33-52o64-84i124-146o158-178i190-208o228-248i268-291o317-346i367-389o395-416i436-458o470-489i);~go_component: GO:0016020 - membrane [Evidence IEA];~go_function: GO:0022857 - transmembrane transporter activity [Evidence IEA];~go_process: GO:0055085 - transmembrane transport [Evidence IEA]); translation: MTDYQPNKAARDLDQDEARLAALGHQQELERNFSFFSMLGLAFSILNSWTALASSLSVGLPSGGPVAVIWGLVTAGVGSLSLAASNAEFLSAYPTSAGQYHWAAIISPPEWVANVSWVTGWINVGGWVALSASGGTLGGSLFLGIITMYNPDFRPEQWHLFLLFLLYTVVGFFLNLFLGSGLPFMTKIALVWSVCGFLATAITVLATGAPDFQPASFVFGEFINSTGWPGGIAFLLGLLQGGLSLTGFDAVAHMIEEIPQPCIRGPRIMIACVAMGLGTGFLFLVCLLFIIKDVDAVVSSPTGPLAEIYLEATNSTAATVCLLIFPMVCLVFGTLGIMATSTRMVYAFARDGGLPFSRIFARVHPRWGIPVNALLLTNAIVVIFGLVYLGSTSALNAILSAAVISLTLSYAVAPAINCIRRRSMLPPNRAFVLPEWLGWTCNLVGIAYALVIAVFLLFPPVSDVTGSSMNYAVVAFAIIVFISTVQWFVDGRRNFNGPVFDESAFVTVTGDQEAK